The following coding sequences lie in one Streptococcus suis genomic window:
- a CDS encoding lantibiotic ABC transporter ATP-binding protein, with protein MQVKINNLSKNYGDRHVLKGVNFTIKAGSICGLLGVNGAGKSTLMKIMFGLEKETSGEIFFDNRKRQVNEYNDRIGALIETPAIYMNLSAFDNLKTKALLYDITDDRIKEVLKKIGLENTGRKKAGKFSLGMKQRLGLGMAILTNPSLLILDEPTNGLDPDGIKELLDLLKDLQRNGMTILISSHQLHEISKVADNIVILNEGYICYNELNNHDDNLEKIFFNIVHGGLK; from the coding sequence ATGCAAGTAAAAATCAATAATCTATCCAAAAATTATGGAGATAGACATGTACTAAAGGGTGTTAATTTCACAATTAAAGCTGGCAGTATCTGTGGCTTATTAGGTGTGAATGGAGCAGGAAAATCAACACTAATGAAAATTATGTTTGGTTTAGAGAAGGAAACAAGTGGAGAGATCTTTTTTGATAATCGTAAACGTCAAGTAAATGAATATAATGATAGAATAGGAGCTTTAATAGAAACACCTGCTATCTATATGAATCTTTCAGCATTTGATAATTTAAAAACCAAAGCATTGCTGTATGATATTACAGATGATCGAATTAAAGAAGTTTTAAAAAAGATTGGGCTAGAAAATACTGGAAGAAAGAAAGCAGGTAAGTTTTCTTTAGGAATGAAGCAACGCTTGGGCTTAGGAATGGCTATTTTGACGAACCCGAGTTTACTTATTCTTGATGAACCAACAAATGGGTTAGATCCAGATGGAATTAAGGAACTATTAGATTTATTGAAGGATTTGCAGAGGAATGGGATGACAATTCTTATCTCAAGTCATCAATTGCATGAAATCAGTAAGGTGGCTGATAATATTGTAATCTTAAATGAGGGCTATATTTGCTATAACGAATTAAATAATCACGATGATAACTTAGAAAAGATTTTCTTTAACATTGTTCATGGAGGTTTGAAATGA
- a CDS encoding lantibiotic ABC transporter permease codes for MKNIIRSEFLKINNNSYRKLLVALPLLAALIAFLLVGPQILESFTIYWWEALFLFALVGLLFLKDFKSEEKAGQFQNVTLGKLGYKIRVSKMILVAVQVFFSSAFLMLIIKVMESYLYPNYMEVNTLHDSITLLFMLLSVVWNIAFLYYLSDKLNPYLLVVGNTFICLLIAPLIAQTKFWFIFPYTYHYKVAQTILHLRPSGDLEQSFGNLNHSIVLLCVLLSAMLTLIICMLMYRKKE; via the coding sequence ATGAAAAATATTATCCGATCAGAGTTTTTGAAAATAAATAATAATAGTTATAGGAAACTATTGGTAGCCCTCCCCTTGTTAGCAGCATTGATTGCTTTCTTATTAGTTGGACCACAGATTTTAGAAAGTTTTACAATTTATTGGTGGGAGGCACTATTTCTCTTTGCTTTAGTGGGGTTACTTTTTCTTAAGGATTTTAAAAGCGAAGAGAAGGCAGGTCAATTTCAAAATGTTACTTTAGGAAAATTAGGATATAAAATTCGGGTATCTAAAATGATTTTAGTAGCAGTTCAAGTCTTTTTTTCAAGTGCATTCTTGATGCTTATCATAAAAGTAATGGAAAGCTATTTATATCCGAATTATATGGAGGTTAATACTTTACATGATTCAATAACATTATTGTTTATGCTATTAAGTGTGGTTTGGAATATAGCTTTTCTGTATTATTTATCAGATAAGTTAAACCCTTACCTGCTTGTAGTTGGGAACACTTTTATTTGCCTTTTGATTGCACCATTGATTGCACAGACAAAGTTCTGGTTTATTTTTCCTTATACCTATCATTACAAGGTGGCACAGACTATACTACATTTACGACCGTCTGGTGACTTAGAACAAAGTTTTGGAAATCTAAATCATTCCATAGTTTTATTGTGTGTACTCTTGTCAGCAATGTTAACGCTTATTATTTGTATGTTAATGTATCGAAAGAAGGAATGA